CTTAACTTCATTATTGTTATCGGGTTTAACATTATTCCCTGGAGATTCAAGTCCACAACCATTAGTTGTGTTATCATTTTCACATTTGCCCTGGTCCTCTTCATCAAGATCATCCTCGTTGTCCTTAGACTGTCCTTTGGATCCTTGGTTTATTTTTCCCAGACTGCAGAATTTAGAAAGAATGCTTGGTTGCTTAGTTGCAGACTTTAACCAGTTTATTTTAACTCTTGATTTCTTTTGTGAAGTTCTTGAACTCTCATTTTCAGAAATGTACTTGGGGGTTATTTTAGGAGGAATCTCTAACACATCCCCTGTAGCTTTTCTTTTAGATCTGGTTTGTCTCTGGTTTTCTTCCAATGATTGGTATTCCTTGGAtactttaagttttttctttatgttaCCAAATTCactatcactttttctttttccatttccttttggaagtttttctttatagtCTTCAGGATGTCTCACAATGTCCATCTCTAGACTTTTCATATCACTTAATTCCTCTTTCTGATGTGGTTTTTCTTCCACTTTGGTAGATATTTCTGCCATTTTTACTTCTTCTTTTCTTAGGAGTTGGCATGTCTCTTGAATGTTCCCCAAAATACACTGTAATACTTCCTGTGCATCATGCTGTAAATATCCTTCATACATAGGGTTGAGTTCcctataattaaaaatttccatttcatctagtttagaaaatataatacatGATTTCTACAGCAAAGTCAATCACATAATAtcataaatacttttttaaatctaCTCATATTTATTCaacttatttgatatttcttaccTATAATTTTGCCaactgaaagtaaaaataaattttgaggactggggatcaaacccaggacttcacaTATACAAAGCCCGGGCTATATACACCTGAATTATAGATCTCCttactactactttttttttttttaagtatcttctAACCATGTTTTTGTTAACAGCTAATACATGTGCCAGTTTCACTCAAAATGCTTTTTTATAATTCTCACTATAACCCTACGAGGTAGATACTAAATACCCATTATTAAAGATAAGGTAACTAACTTACTTACAATTAAAGAGCAAGCTAAAACATGAAGCCAAGATTTGCTCCTGGCCACCATACCATACTTCctaacagaaaaatagcaatgtGAACTGGGGATATGACTTAAAGGGCTCGAGCACATTCTTTACATTTACATCAggagcccagattcaatccttggcacgtGGTTCCCAAACATCAACCCTGGCCAATCCCAAAGCACCCCCACCCCACAACAATCAGAACAACGTGTATTACACCCAGGCATATTCCTAAACTAAATTACTAAATAAGACTATTATTTTGCTAaaagtattttccctttttcagATACTACTAAATATCAATCCGagttaaataattttcttctaagcATACAAACACATATTATATGCATTTTATGTATGGTATATGTGTCTTGAATACAcaccttttttttgaggggggccatacctagccaCGCTCaggatgttactcctggcaggcctgggagacCCTATGAgctgctggggatctaacccaggccagccacatacaaggcaaaatgccctccccattgtgctattgctctggcctaaacacttataattcttttcttttttctttctttttagtttttgggtcacacccagctacgttcaggggttactcctgactttgtgctcataaatcgcccctggcaggtttgtgggaccctatgggatgccaggaattgaaacactAGCCAATggactgtgtgccaggcaaacaccctaccgatgtactatctctctggtcccacacttacaattctctttttttttttggtttttgggccacacccggcggtgctcaggggtcactcctggctgtctgctcagaaatagctcctggcaggcacgggggaccatataggacatcgggattcgaaccaaccacctttggtcctggatcggctgcttgcaaggcaaggcaaaagctgctgtgctatctctccaggcccacaattaTTAATTAAGTCCCTTAGGACTCAAAggaataaaaattcagaaatttctcAATTGAAGTCATGACATAAGTAAAAACACAGGCAATATCCCATAATTAAACAattactactttttattttaaaatatcatgggATTAAAGccgaagccatagtacagcattCACCTAGCTTgtagctgacctggctttgatccctggcattccatatagtgccctgagcaATGCCCAACTCCTAGAGCATCTGAGATAAGCACACCTATAGATCCTTTCATTTCCTTGTGATGTTTTCAGTTATCACCAACCTCTCAAAATCAGCTCGCCAAAATCCTAACATTTTATCACAGGGTGTACCTGAGTGTATTAAGCAGTCGTCTTGGCTGAGTAGCAAGCTCATCAGTGTACTTATCTGGATTTAAAAGGAAACTAGCCTGAAGCTGTTCAACTGAAATGATCAAGGACTGTAAACTGCAAATCAACTCATAACTTGCCAAAGAATCTCCTTTGCAGTTTCCCTGTcagaaaagaaacacacaaaccattattttcatatataaacagAACAAGCTCAGTTTCCCTCCCTATCTTTGCCCTTAGCTTTTCTGAACTAAATCTCATGATAGCACTATCTTTATGGAGATAAACTTAAAACTTAAGAGTATTTTTCCTTGCTTTCTATTATGTAGATAACTTCTACCAGTGTCACACAAAGTATCTTTAACATTCACTCAAATTCTAAGTGAATTTTAAGTCAGCATGAAAACAGTAGATAGCAGGTAGTAATGAATGATATTAACTGGTGGTATTCAGATGATTATCTTATtagtaaaaaaatagaaaactgaagacattataaaaatataattagttaTTCTGTCAGAACAAAATTGTCTTCTTGCCAATAAGACACTGAGAAATTCAATTCTTAGTAGCCTAAGAGAAATACTATCTCCCAAACCCTCTGTGCATCTTTTACTTATTTCTAAGAAAGTGAATTTgcaatcataatttttatatgaCATTATTCTGTTACCTTCTCTCTCATCTCAAGATGATTGGCTTCATCTTTTAGGGCATCTTTCTTCCTTGAGATAATATTAAATAAGTGCTTCACTCCAGACTTAAAACCGGGACAAAAATATAACACCTACAAAAAGTGAGATTATCTGAGTGTTTACTGAACAAAAATCAATACACCTATAATCTCTGACACATCATCATAAAATCATAAATCATAAAATGACACATCATTTTATGGAGCACTTTAAGTCCTAAAATTCAGCAGTCTGCTGTCAATCTTCCCTTGCTGGAAGCAGAGCACTGAGCCACAAGAGCTAGTGAGTGCTTAAGAACTATGGTTGTAAGGGTAAAACAGAAAACATCCAGGTATGGAATTGGGGAGAGGGGTGTCTGAAAAAACTATAGGCTCTAGACATCTTTCCACTTAAAATGGTCCACTCAGTTTTGCTATCCAATTTTATTGACTGTTGTTACTTTCTCTTACCTCCTAAAGAAGTTTAGAACAGTTGCCCCACTTAAGAATTATTCACAACCAACCAGTAACTAAATATAGTATAGACAATTACTGTCTCTCGGGGATGTGAAATTATGTTATATGATTATTTGCTTATTCAAGTCTTATTACATAGCAAAATTGTCTTATTTACCTGAAGTATACTATTAAGATAACAAGTATTGCCGAGATTATTCAGTCCCACAAATGGCAAcaaattttctctcttctcacagTTTAGAGGTGAGGATTGTGCCGCAGGAACAACCTGATCACTAATATAGAGGGAAGAAAAGTGCAGTGAAGTAGTATCTTAGAACAATAAAGCAGAAATATTACTTCCCTAGGACTAGGCTTTTCTCAAAAGCATGATGGggaaagtatgtgtgtgtgtgtataaatatatatatatatatatatatatatatatatatatatatatatatatatatatattctgtccaaatactttcttttttacagGAGCGACTCCTAGCTATACAGGGGGCCTGGAGGCACTTGCAAGGGAACTATgagtcacacctgttggtgctggGCCAGGTGATTCAGGGATGGACTCAGGCTATGAGCATGCCAGGCATATGCACTCCCATTTGAGCTCTGTTCAACCCTCAAATACTGTTTGAAGATAAGAAATCTATACAGGCTCAAAATCTGCTATCCTTATGTtaagaatagaaaatttaaaaacaaaaacactttcggggccggagagatagcatggaggtaaggcgtttgcctttcatgcaggaggtcatcagttcgaatcccggcgccccatatggtcccctgtgcctgccaggagcaatttctgagcctggagccaggaataacccctgagcactgccaggtgtgacccaaaaaccaaaaaaaaaaaaaaaaaaaaaaacaaaaaaaacaaaaacactttcaaGGGCAAGAGAGACTACAGGGTCAAGGCACTTGGCTTACACGCAGCTGACACCAAGTCAATCCTCGGTACCATCTGTAAGgctcccaaccaccaccaggagtaagcactgattgAGCCCAGCCTGGTGCAACCTCTCACTTTCACGCCCCTAAAAGGAgaattgtttttgttggttttttttcttttcttttctttttttttttttttttttggtttttgggccacacccggcagtgctcaggggttactcctggctgtctgctcagaaatagctcctggcaggcacgggggaccatatggaacaccgggattcgaaccaaccacctttggtcctggatcagctgcttgcaaggcaaacgccgctgtgctatctctctgggcccgtaaaAAAGGAGATTGTTAATGAAAGATTGAGAGGAAAATCCAAGGATGGTGGCTCTGACTGAGCATATGGCACTCAAGTGTGAAATCATAAATCCAATcataaaaaaagagggaaaaatacaAAGACAATTCTACACCTATTCCTtcaattcaaatttaattttagggCCAGGGAGGtatctcaaagggctggagttccatgctttgcatgcacttcCCGGCCCATAACTTTCAGTACCTGAAAGTAGCAACCTTGTACCCTCACCTCATACCCCACCGACCACACCAaattaggagtagcccctgcCCTGAACACCAGAACCTCACATCAAGCTACAATGAGGGAATGTAATCAGTGAAATGAAGTTAGTTAGATCCAatcccagcacacacacacacagtgttcttttataattttaatcacACTTGAAAAagtgtaagatatatatatatataatattggtttttgggtcataccctactcctggctctatgctcagaaatcgctcctggcaggctcgggagaccatatgggatgccgggattcaaaccaccgttcttctgcatgaaaggcaaacgccttacctccatgatatctctctggccccaaaagtgtgAATTTTTTACTTAAGTTATAaccttttacttttactttaaaacTTTATAATCATGAATGCAGTAAGCAAAAGGCATACATGCAATCTTCCAAAAGGACtagtgggaaaatattttaaaatcacactGGGGACCGAATCCATTTGAGACTGAAGTACAGTAAAACACTTACCTATTTGCAATATAGGGAGTTGATGTagacctgcaaaaaaaaaagaagtaaataactgCTGGAATAAAGCATTCCAGTTTGTTCTGATTTGtcagtcactatttcttttctatGAAAAGCaattcaaagtttatttttaatataacaacAGTTGTATGCTCACAACACTTTCAGAAGTTTATAAATACAATGTCAACAGATAATGCTTTGGGTAtccatttatttctttcccttaaaAAATTCTGCGCAGCAGTTTTTTAGttgttgggacacacctggctgtgtccaGGGCTTTCTGCTAACTGAGctaaggaatcacacctggcaggtctcaagagaccatatgaagtgctgggaactgaacccaggccagaagcatgcaagtcaagcatcttaccctctgtgcgagctctctctccagctccaccttCCTCAACAGTTACTTACACTATACAGTGTATACACTATAAGCAATGATAAGGACTATTTCACTATTGTTCATAGCTTTTATTTTGATTACCTCTTTAGAGTATCATGTCAGAAGGTGATACTCAAGAGATAATCCAACAGGCTGAGCTCATGTGAGAGGcctagattcaatcctggcaccacatcctctctgagtaccaccagcagtgactaaAAGCAGTGAGCTTGGAGTAGCCCTTGAAATACAAAGCGTGACccctataaataaaacaaaaacacatacattTCAGACCCTCTATATTCCGAagccttttcttcattttcttgagAATCAGTGAACTCCAGGGCTCTCTTCGTTTCCTTTTTCTGAAAGAACTTCAAGGAAAGTCGGTTTTTCTTTGATGGACTACCTCTTGTAAGCCCATTGATTTCACTAGGGACAACACCAGGCATTTTCACTTCAAATCCCAAGGAGTAGAAAAGTATTTATACAGGAACCTTTTAATCACCAGTCATATCTGTCAACCAAAGATAAGGTTTCATTAGCATTATCAGTTAAAGACAAaaactaattttgaaaataaatttaccaAGGAATGGTCCTAACAAGAAATTTCTATTTGAAAAACCTAATGCTTGATAGGCAATGTTTTCTCTTAAAGAGCTTGTCCTTTACCCTTAATTTTCTTAAGTATCAGATGCTTAACTTTTCAGATTGCTGAAAGAGTTGGGGTCACAACACAAAATAGCCCAATTTAGAAGATCTAGCAAGAAGCAGTAAAGGAGTAAAAGCTTAGTTTTAGTATAACTTGAATTACTCAGGAAATATCAGCTGAACAAACTAATCTCTACATCTACAGTAGGAGGGGGAAAAACACGGGAATAAATGAGAACtcgcaggaagaaaaaaaaaacctttcaactttacttaaaaatttgcatacatggctggtccgatggcagtggtttatcagaacttatctTTAGGATGCAAAAGTTGGTatcccccactgctcaatttgactgactTAAAAAAATCTGGATACATAACATGGTTCATTAGTTAAACATGAACTAAAAGCTGTAAaacatgtgcaaagcaatgtAAAATGTTGCTGCACTGTACTAAAAAGCACGTGGGTTTTTTCCCCAAAAGTGATCATTATTTTGTTTACCTCTTGCCACCTTTTTTTTCGTTGTAAAACTTTTGAAACGTGGAAGCGAAAAACCCGCCATGCTAGTGATTGGAAGTCATCTAATACAGCAGTCCTAACTTGACTTCTTGGCATTTGGAGGAAATGATCTGACTGCTGCATTCATTACCAAAAATCACACAAGAGTCCCAAATGTAGCAATAGCCAGGTTACTATATACAAATCAGAGAAATTCGATTTGAACCAAACAAAATGCAATCTCGATTCATGCCATCTTTAACTGGCTGACTGATGGAGAAATTCCCGACAGAGTGTAGGGAGGGAGTAGGGGGGGAGGAAATgcatgttgtttgtttgtttttgctttggggccacagcctgtgactctcagggggaTACTccctgctctgcgctcagaaatcaatcactcaggcttgagggaccctacgAGACGCTGGGATTATGGATCCAAGGTCCGTCCAGAGTCAGtcgcgagcaaggcaaacgcagtaGCATCTTTTTTTGGAAACTGCAGAATTCCTGGAAAGCTGATTGACCCACATCTCCCTCCCCAGAACCGCTTTCATGCCACCGATGACATAATATtggggaagaaaacaaaacaaaacaaacccaaaaaagccGCACTCAACTTGTCTGCGATGTCTCAAGGCATGAAGGAAGGAATTCTCCCACTTTCCCGCCCTCCCTCGGGCGGCCAATTCTAAGGTTGGCAAGTGACAAAAGTCACCGGGCTCCAGAGTCAACAAACGGGGCGTGGGTGTGTgcgtgtggggggtgggggtttggaaTAACGGATCCTCACTGGGAACCAACACGCCCCCATCATCACCAGCTCCACACCCCCGGGGTTCGCAGGCAGCCAAAGGCAGGCAAGCAACCTTCACCGAGCCGCTAAGTCTAGTCTGGGCTCCCGTACCCCCAATCCAAGagtgtgcgggggggggggggaaagaaggTGCCGAGAGATGAGAATCTGCCATCAAACGCTCGCCTGCGGCGGGGTCACCCccactcccctccccaccccgcacactttgccttgcaagcagccgatccaggaccaaaggtggttggttcaaatcccggtgtccaatatggtcccccgtgcctgccaggagctatttctgagcagacagccaggagtaacccctgagcaccgccgggtgtggcccaaaccccccccccccaaaaaaaaagcagcagcGAACTGCGCGTCGGTCCGGTCCGGCTCGGCTCGCCCAAGTTTGACAGCTCAGCGCGGCCGCTCACTGCAAGCGCTAGCGCGGGACGGCGCAACTGGcccagccacacacacacccagacatacacacaccctaaaaaaaaagaagacacgggaaccccccccccaaaaaaaaaaaaccagaaaacttTGCAGCGTGAAAGAAAGTGCAGCAAGCGGCAGCCTGTTGCCGACAAAGGTCCTAAAAGACACGTGGCGCTGCAAAGActgggaggaaaagaggaaaggaaaaaagttcaagggggggggggagtgacagagagagacatggagacagacagacacagagacacagagaaagacatggagacagacagagacaaagagacagagagacagagaaagacacagagagacagacagacggagacagagacagacagagagaggcaaACAGAGACggaaagatagagacagacaagagacagagacaggagagagagagagagagagagagagagagagagagagagagagagagagagagagagagagagagcgagcacgGCGGGAGggagggcgttcgccttgcacgcagccgacccgaTCCGAGCAGAAGCTGGTTCgaaccccacagggtcccccccgagcctggcaggagcgatttcggagcgcagagccaggagacacCCCAGAGCACAGCGAGGTGTGCCTGCCCCCGAAAGCAAACAAAGCAGCGCGCAGCCTGGTCGGGGAGCGCCTCGCACGGACGCGGACGAGAGCGGCTCTCGAGGCTTCGCGAAGGTCCAGGCGCTGCGCCTCGCACGCGTGCAGGAGGccggcggttcgaatccccgcctcgagcctgccagggccgatcaGTGGGGAACCCCGAATCGGGCGCCCCGAAAAGCCACGACGCCAAGTCGGAGTAGATCGATCCTCAAGTTCAAGTGCGCGCGGGGCGGGGCCGAGTCGAGTGGAGTCGAGTGGAGGTGAGTCCAGTCGAACCGAACCGAACCGTCGCGGGGCCGGTAGCGCCCGACGGCGACATCGGGGGCCGACCCGCCCCCCAACACACCCCAACTCCTCCACCTCGGCCCCCCAAACACACGCACACAGGCACGCACCTGCAGCTCCGGGCCCAACGCGATGCCCGCCGAGGCCGAGAGGCTGCGGGGCCACCCCGGGTGCGCGAGGGCCCCCCGAAAAGCGCTGGGCCGGGCCGACGGGCCGAGCGAGCGACCATCCGCTCTCCTCAGGCGGgaacgccgccgccgccgccacggACTCCTACACCCATTCCCGGAGCGGGGTTCCCCGCGCCCGACCCCGCTCCGGGATGCCCGCCGAGCGCCCCGAGTCCGCCGAGGGTCTCGCTCCTCGCCCGACACCCCGAGTccgccttcctccctccctccactcagCGCCGAGGGGAACTTGGCGCGTTTTCCTCGGCTTCAGGACCCCCCTGGGTCCTCCTCGGGAAGCGGGCGTCCGCGGAGAACGCCTGTTTCGATCGTCCATTCTACGGGAACCCCCAAAGCTGGAGCCGCCTCGCGCTCGCTGCTCTTCTCCTTGGACCGCTCACGGGCGTCGGATGCGGCGAAAACGGTAGTTTTTTCTCTAGGGTTTAACGGGTTTTGGGGTTCCCCACAGCGCAGGCACCTCCGCGGGCAGCTCAAGGGAGAAGGGCGGGGTCCTCGCGGAGGGCGCGCGCGCTAGGAAGGACTACGAGAGGCCTcacacccttttattttttttgaagaattatCCGTGCGCGCGCGAGTTGTACGGGTCTTCAGAGGGGACATTTCGAGTtggaaaaaaatgggaggggtGCTTTGCTCGAATCAGCCAATCCGTGACGAGGATTCGCACCGCTGGCCCCGCCCTTTCTCTTAAGGAAGAGCCAATCCGAAGTTAGCTTACTCGGATGGGCGgggaaaatgaataataaaaaaggcGACGCGAGCTCCAGCCAATCGTGGTGGAGTATGCAAATAGGACACGCCTCCCGCCCGCCCTTTCTTGGTGTTCATTGGCGCTCGAGCGCGCGCTTTCTCTCTACCGGCTGTTAAAAATCTGGCGCTGCGTTTTGTCAAGCCTCGGGTTGGTGCGGAGGCCGCGGAGTTTGGGGGCGGTGGTGTGGGGTCCCCCGTATCGTGGAGCCCCGCCTACCTCTCCTACGGCGTCTGTAATCGGGCGGAGCTTTGGGAAATGGCCGATGTCGGAGTACTCTGGGCGCTGGGCTTTCTATTCCGAATCGTGGCCTGGACCCACCATCATCCCCCAGCCAGGCCAAGCCAGTTACAACCGGCGCTGCCCAGGGTGGCACCTGTCAATTCCTTGCAGAGAATCTAGAACCTTGGAGCCCTTGCTCCCCTGCTCCTCCTCAGTTTCCCCCGTTTCCTCCTCCCTGCTGGGCGAGGACATGGGAGGGTTATTTTTGGGCCTAGTTTTGCAAGCACCAAGGCTACCTCGcctgatttttgcttttttattttatttcatttttatctttattattttggtttttgagtcacacccggtggtgctcaggggttcctcctggctctgcgctcagaaatctctcctggcaggctcaggagaccaaatgggatgccaggatttgaaccaccaaccttctattctgcatgcaaggcaaacgcattacctccatgctatctctccggcccctattttatttatttctttggttttggggccacacccggggatgctcaggggtgactcctggaaagcctgggatggaacccaggtccgtcctaggttagccacttgcaaggcagacgccctgccacttgcgccacctctccggcccctgcttttggCTTTTTTGTGTGTTGCTCTGAGACTCTCCCAACAAAAGCAAAGACTGCAGCTAAGCTGAGTAAAAGCCTCCCTCGATCTCTGCGTGTCTGAGgtgccaaggcttttttttccagCTCGACAAAGGAACTTGGTTGCATTTCTAGGAAAGGCCCAAAGTGAAATAAAACTGATGACGAATAGTGTGAGTGATGGGGAAAGGAGCCGAAGACTATCAGCCTTTGAACAGAGTTGAAAAGGCTGAGCGACCCTGGAGAGAATCCACTGGATGAGAAAGTTCAGACAAGCTCCAAAGTTGACAGGGGCTTGGTGGGTTGGCAAATAGAAGGCTTGGCGCCTTAAGCCCTGGGAACCTGAGTGcaaaggcaatggaaaaagaGATTTGCTATCCTGGGGAGGATTCAGGTGAAGCCGGCTAAGGAGATCGGAATCCTGGAGTGCTTCTGTGCTGGGGAGCGGCATCTGATTTGTAAAGTGGCTGCTTGTCGTGGATAGACTTTTGACTTTCAAGACAGGGCCAGCCACATGGTTCCACATGGTGAAGTGCATACTTAGGGTGCATGAGATCCAATTTCTATCcctgacaacacacacacacacacacaaacacaaagtgCAAACAAGACAGCTCTGAGGTTATTTCGGGAAGCTGAAAGAATCATACATAGTATGGGTCCTTTGACTAAGACTGTAGTAGCAGTGGCAATACTGAAAGCTGATAACATTTAGCATTGAATTTGGAGCACAACTTAAAGGATCTATCTACTGATGATagattaataaggaaaaaataaagtaacacaaatctataacttttatttttttttgatattgagAGACCACACACGGGGTTCTTTCTGATTCTGTTATGTTGTCTAAGGGAGCCAAGTCAGCAACTTCATACATGTATGGCCTGTGCTCTATGGCTtaagccacatgccaggcagcaggtattgttttgttttggtgttttccattttggttttgggactactccagtggtgctcagggtttactcctggctatgtgctcagggatcactcctgactgggctcGTTGGtgccccagggatcaaactagtcTGCATGTGCTGCACAAGCGTCCTACCAGCTGTAGgatctctctctgaccccaggattttttttttttccttaactatTGCAACCAGGCAGTGGTGGCACTTGCTGAACTGCGAAATACTGGAACAGCTGTAGGTTTTGTGGAAGAGAGTTCCGTGGTTCTTGGAATTTAAGACGAAGGTGCCTGTTTTTATGTACAAACTTAACCAGCAGTTAACAAGTTTGGAGCTCAGGAGAGTTTTAGGCCAAGGACTATCAACTTCAGAGTCACCAAATGGTACCTAAAATCAGAAAACTGGAAGAAATCACATAGAGCAATGATGTTTATGCTCAAAAATCTATAGGGCTGGACTAAGTGTGTAGCTCAATAGTCAAGAAGACCTACCTTGCACACATGTGACCTTGAGTTTCTTCCCTGTACCATTTCACGTAATACCACAACACTTATGGGGAATCCTGCTCTGCCCAGCTTCATTACCACAAACACATGTTCCACTGAGACCATAACCACCAACAGGAAAACCCACCCAAAAccaccaaaggaaaaagaaaaacattttttggtatttattgtttagtcattttaatttaatttttatttttcatagccatacctttattttttttgcttattttttggactaatatatttaagcaccatgattacaaacatatttgtagttgggtttcagtcataaaaagaaaccccccccttcaccattgcaacattcccatcaccagtgtccctaaACTCCCTCATCCCTCACCCCCttactgtattcgagacaggcattctacttctctcactcattgacattgtcatggtagttgttagtgtagttatttctctaactgcactcaccactctttatggtgagtttcatatcgtgagctggtccaaaagaagaaaatctgtAGGGCATTTATAAACCTTCCTTTGACATGCTCCAAATTCCAACTACTTAACTGCCTCTTACCCACCCTAGACTCGATATTCACTCAAAACACCTATTTAAGGAGTCagacttttgggcccggagagatagcacagtggcgtttgccttgcaagcagccgatccaggaccaaaggtggttgtttcgaatcccggtgtcccatatggtcccccgggcctgccaggagctatttctgagcagacagccaggagtaacccctgagcaaagctgggtgtggcc
This window of the Suncus etruscus isolate mSunEtr1 chromosome 6, mSunEtr1.pri.cur, whole genome shotgun sequence genome carries:
- the USP1 gene encoding ubiquitin carboxyl-terminal hydrolase 1; its protein translation is MPGVVPSEINGLTRGSPSKKNRLSLKFFQKKETKRALEFTDSQENEEKASEYRGSEIDQVVPAAQSSPLNCEKRENLLPFVGLNNLGNTCYLNSILQVLYFCPGFKSGVKHLFNIISRKKDALKDEANHLEMREKGNCKGDSLASYELICSLQSLIISVEQLQASFLLNPDKYTDELATQPRRLLNTLRELNPMYEGYLQHDAQEVLQCILGNIQETCQLLRKEEVKMAEISTKVEEKPHQKEELSDMKSLEMDIVRHPEDYKEKLPKGNGKRKSDSEFGNIKKKLKVSKEYQSLEENQRQTRSKRKATGDVLEIPPKITPKYISENESSRTSQKKSRVKINWLKSATKQPSILSKFCSLGKINQGSKGQSKDNEDDLDEEDQGKCENDNTTNGCGLESPGNNVKPDNNNEVKPTNKEQIGFELVEKLFQGQLVLRTRCLECESLTERREDFQDISVPVQEDELSKVEESSEISPEPKTEMKTLRWAISQFASVERIVGEDKYFCENCHHYTEAERSLLFDKMPEVITIHLKCFAASGLEFDCYGGGLSKINTPLLTPLKLSLEEWSTKPTNDSYGLFAVVMHSGITISSGHYTASVKVTDLNSLELDRGNFVVDQICEIGRPEPMNEEEARGVVENYDDDEVSIRLSGNTQPTKVLSKKNVEAIGLLGGQKSKADYELYNKASNPDKFASTAFGENRSCETNNTNGMHESDRSKESIDQTGINISGLENKISYVVQSLKEYEGKWLLFDDSEVKVTEEKEFLNSLSPSTSPTSTPYLLFYKKL